GATGATGCAGCAGACGGATAAAGCGTTGCTGGAGGCGGATGAGCATTCGGAGTTGGCTCACGCTTAAGGAGGGTGTCCTGAGGTTTGTGTAAACGGTCATTAGGCGCACACTGCCTTTCCCAAGGAGTCTCAATGACCGAGCCCAAGCGCACTAAACGAGTCAAACCCGATCCTGAACTGGTAAAGCTGGCCGACAGCCTGTTGACCAACTACCGAAAACCCGAAGATCTGATCGGCGAAAATGGCCTGCTCAAGCAGCTCACCAAGATGCTCGTCGAACGAGCGCTGGAAGCTGAAATGACCGAGCACCTGGGGCATGACAAAAGCGCAGCCGTTACCAATGCCGAAGGAAATGCTCGCAACGGCCATAGCGGTAAGACGCTCAAGGGCGACTTTGGCGAGCTACCGCTGGAGATTCCCCGTGATCGCCAGGGAATGTTCGAGCCCCAGCTAGTTTCCAAGCACCAGACGCGTTGGACCGGCTTCGATGACAAGGTCATTTCGCTGTACGCCCGAGGGATGACTGTTCGGGAAATTCAGGGGCACCTGCAGGAGATGTACGGCACAGAGGTCTCTCCTAGCCTCATCTCGGCGATTACCGACGCCGTTAGCGAAGAGGTCAAAGTCTGGCAATCGCGTCCTCTGGACGAGCTCTATCCGATCCTCTACCTCGATTGCATTCACGTCAAAGTGCGCGACAGTGGCGCGGTCAGAACCAAGGCGGTTTACTTGGCCATTGGCGTCAATATGGACGGTCGAAAAGAAGTTCTAGGATTGTGGATCGCACAGACTGAAGGTGCCAAATTCTGGCTGCAAGTAGTCACAGAGCTTAAAACACGCGGGGTAAAAGACATCTTTATCGCCTGCGTGGATGGGCTCAAGGGCTTTCCTGAGGCGATCGAAGTGGTCTATCCGCAAGCCTCGGTTCAACTGTGCATCGTGCATATGGTGCGCAACAGCTTGAAGTTCGTATCGTGGAAGCATCAACGCGAAGCCGCTGCCGACCTCAAGCTTATTTACCGCTCGACGACGGTTGAAATGGCCGAGCAAAAGCTGACCGATTTCGAGGCCAAATGGGATGATCGATACCCTCTGATCAGCCAGTCATGGCGCAAAAACTGGGCGAGGGTCATACCTCTATTCGATTATCCACCTGAGATACGGACGGTGATCTATACCACCAACGCCATCGAGTCGATCAACATGAGCTTGCGCAAGGTCACCAAAAGCAGAGCCTCATTCCCGACTGATGACGCGGTTATGAAGCTCTTTTATCTGGCGCTGAATAACATCAGCAAGAAGTGGACAATGCCAATCAGGGACTGGGCGGGGGCCTTGAACCGGTTCAGTATCCAGTTCGAAGACCGGCTTTTGCAGGATTAACAGCAACGCCGTTTACACAGAATCCCGTACACCCCCCGCTTAAGCCGTACCGATCGTTCCCACGCTCCCGCGTGGGAATGCCTCAAGGGACGCTCCGCGTCCAGTGACGCGGAGCGTCATGGGCTGCATTCCCACGCAGAGCGTGGGAACGATCTATGTGCGCTCCCACACCTCGAAGCTATACGCCGGTTTGTCACCCTCCGCCGGGTTCGGAACATTCGACACCAGTTTCCACTGGTTCAAATCAAACTCCGGAAACCACGCATCTCCTTCCGGGCTCAGTGCCACGCGGGTCAGGTACAGCCGATCAGCCTGTGCCAACCCTTGCGCATACAGCTGCGCCCCGCCAATCAACATCACCTCATCGACGCCCTGCTCGTTCGCCCATTGCTGCGCGCGAACCACTGCTGCCTCCAGCGACGGATAAACCTCCGCGCCTTCCAGTTGCAGATCCGCCTGACGGCTGACCACGATGTTCAACCGGCCCGGCAGCGGACGACCGAGGGAATCCCAGGTCTTGCGACCCATGATGATCGGCTTGCCGAGGGTGGTGGCCTTGAAGTATTTGAAGTCCCCCGGCAAGTGCCAGGGCATGCTGTTGTCGACGCCGATCACACGGTTTTCACCGAGGGCTGCGATCAGGCTGAGGGGGAGTGATTTAGTCATGTCGGCGAGGATACCAGAGCCTCCCTTACCCCGATAAGCGTCACAGCGGTTATGCTCATCGCTCAATTAAGCGACGGGATGCCGCGTGACTGAACTGAATAACCTCTGGCTGACAGAAACCATACGCCTGCGTGAAGAACACGCGGGTCCCCTGGACGACCTGGAAGCCAATCGAATCGCCCGTAGCGCCGGCGGCGATCTGCCGACGCGCATTCAACGCCGCGCCCTGTGGCTGGCTGAGCGCGACGGACAGGCCCACGCCCTCAAACATTGGCTGCAAGGCGCGCGACTGGCGCTGATCGTGCTGGCCACTCTGGCCGTGATCAGTGGCGCCGGCCTGGCGTTTGCCGCGCTGGGCGACGGCCAAATCCCGGTCAATGTGTTCTGGGCGTTGGGCAGCCTGCTCGGGTTGAACCTGATTCTATTGCTGAGCTGGGCCTTGGGCCTGGTGTTTGCCGGCGAACAGGGTGCCGCCCTCGGACGCTTGTGGCTGTGGCTCAGTGAAAAACTCGCCCGCGATGCCAACGCCGCGCAACTGGCGCCGGCCCTGCTGCTGTTGCTGCAACGGCAGAAACTCAATCGTTGGGCACTTGGCCTACTGGTCAATGGATTGTGGTTGTTGGCAATGCTCAGCGCTTTAGTGATGGTGCTGACGCTGATGGCGACCCGGCGCTACGGCTTCGTCTGGGAAACCACCATTCTCGGCGGCGACACCTTCGTCGCCATGACCCAAGCCCTCGGCGCCCTGCCGGCCTTGCTCGGTTTCAGCGTGCCCAGCGTGGAGATGATCCGCGCCAGCGGCGATGCCGCGCTGAACATCGAAAGCGCCCGCCAGGCCTGGGCGGCGTGGCTGGTTGGGGTGCTGTTGGTGTACGGCGTTTTGCCGCGATTGTTGCTCGCATTGTTCTGCCTGTGGCGCTGGAAAACCGGTCAAGCAGCCCTGCATCTGGATTTGAACCTGCCCGGCTACGCCCAACTGCGCGAACGGCTGATGCCCACCAGCGAACGCCTGGGCATCAGCGATGCCGCGCCAGAACAACTTCATCGGGTGGAAAGCGCCGCCAGCGACCTGCAAAGCGATGGCGCGCTGTTGGTGGCCATCGAACTGGACGAGCAACGCCCCTGGCCGCCGCAATTGCCGAAAACCGTCAACAACGCCGGCGTCCTCGACAGCCGTGAATCGCGGCACAAACTGCTCGAACAACTGAGTCGTTTTCCTCCGGCCCGTCTGGCCATCGCCTGTGACCCACGGCGTTCGCCGGACCGTGGCAGCCTGGCGCTGATTGCCGAACTGGCCCGCAGCGCCAGCGCCACCCGCGTGTGGTTGTTGCAAGCGCCGCCCGGCGAAGCGCTGGATGCCGAACGCCTGGGCGACTGGCATGTTGCGCTACAACAACTGGACCTGCCATTCGCCGATTGCGCGCCGTTGAACTGGCTGGAGACGGGTCATGACTAATCCCTTAAAGCTCGCCGTGGTCGGTCACACCAATGTCGGCAAAACTTCGTTGCTGCGAACGCTGACACGAGACGTCGGCTTCGGCGAAGTGTCCCATCGTCCCAGCACCACTCGCCACGTCGAAGGCGCACGATTGTCGGTAGACGGCGAGCCATTGCTTGATCTCTTCGACACTCCGGGCCTGGAAGACGCCATCGCCCTACTCGACTACCTCGAACGCCTGGAACGACCTGGCGAACGCCTCGACGGCCCGGCACGATTGGCGCGTTTTCTGGAGAGCAGCGAAGCCCGGCAGCGCTTCGAACAGGAAGCCAAAGTGCTGCGGCAATTGCTCGCCTCGGACGCCGGCCTCTATGTGATCGACGCCCGAGAGCCGGTGCTGGCCAAGTACCGCGACGAACTGGAAGTGTTGGCCAGTTGCGGCAAACCGCTGCTGCCGGTGTTGAATTTTGTCAGCAGCGCCCAGCATCGCGAACCTGATTGGCGCGAAGCACTGGCGCGGTTGGGCTTGCATGCCTTGGTGCGCTTCGACAGCGTCGCGCCACCGGAAGATGGCGAGCGTCGACTCTATGAAAGCCTCGCGCTGCTGCTGGAAAACTCCCGCGAACAGCTTGAGCGTTTGATTGCCGACCAGCAGGCCCAACGCCTGGCCCGTCAGCAAAGTGCAGCGCGGCTGATTGCCGATTTATTGATCGATTGCGCCGCCTGCCGCCGCAGTGTGGTCAGCGAGGCGGCGCAGGAACAGCAAGCGATCAGCGAACTGCGCAAAGCCGTGCGTCAGCGCGAACAACGCTGCGTCGAGGCCTTGCTCAAGCTCTACGCTTTCCGCCCACAAGATGCGGCGGCCAGTGACTTGCCGTTGCTTGATGGCCGCTGGGGCGATGATCTGTTCAACCCGGAAACCCTGAAGCAGCTCGGTGTGCGGGTCGGCGGCGGTATCGCGGCCGGCGCGGCGGCCGGGGCCGGGGTTGATTTGCTGGTGGGCGGCCTGACCCTCGGCGCTGCGGCGCTGGCCGGAGCGATTGCCGGCGGCGCCCTGCAAACCGCCCGCAGTTACGGCGGCCGCCTGCTGGGAAAAATCAAAGGGCAGCGAGAACTGACTGTCGACGACGGCGTGTTACGGCTGTTGGCCTTGCGCCAGC
The window above is part of the Pseudomonas sp. B21-048 genome. Proteins encoded here:
- a CDS encoding IS256 family transposase, whose product is MTEPKRTKRVKPDPELVKLADSLLTNYRKPEDLIGENGLLKQLTKMLVERALEAEMTEHLGHDKSAAVTNAEGNARNGHSGKTLKGDFGELPLEIPRDRQGMFEPQLVSKHQTRWTGFDDKVISLYARGMTVREIQGHLQEMYGTEVSPSLISAITDAVSEEVKVWQSRPLDELYPILYLDCIHVKVRDSGAVRTKAVYLAIGVNMDGRKEVLGLWIAQTEGAKFWLQVVTELKTRGVKDIFIACVDGLKGFPEAIEVVYPQASVQLCIVHMVRNSLKFVSWKHQREAAADLKLIYRSTTVEMAEQKLTDFEAKWDDRYPLISQSWRKNWARVIPLFDYPPEIRTVIYTTNAIESINMSLRKVTKSRASFPTDDAVMKLFYLALNNISKKWTMPIRDWAGALNRFSIQFEDRLLQD
- a CDS encoding dihydrofolate reductase translates to MTKSLPLSLIAALGENRVIGVDNSMPWHLPGDFKYFKATTLGKPIIMGRKTWDSLGRPLPGRLNIVVSRQADLQLEGAEVYPSLEAAVVRAQQWANEQGVDEVMLIGGAQLYAQGLAQADRLYLTRVALSPEGDAWFPEFDLNQWKLVSNVPNPAEGDKPAYSFEVWERT
- a CDS encoding DUF2868 domain-containing protein; this translates as MTELNNLWLTETIRLREEHAGPLDDLEANRIARSAGGDLPTRIQRRALWLAERDGQAHALKHWLQGARLALIVLATLAVISGAGLAFAALGDGQIPVNVFWALGSLLGLNLILLLSWALGLVFAGEQGAALGRLWLWLSEKLARDANAAQLAPALLLLLQRQKLNRWALGLLVNGLWLLAMLSALVMVLTLMATRRYGFVWETTILGGDTFVAMTQALGALPALLGFSVPSVEMIRASGDAALNIESARQAWAAWLVGVLLVYGVLPRLLLALFCLWRWKTGQAALHLDLNLPGYAQLRERLMPTSERLGISDAAPEQLHRVESAASDLQSDGALLVAIELDEQRPWPPQLPKTVNNAGVLDSRESRHKLLEQLSRFPPARLAIACDPRRSPDRGSLALIAELARSASATRVWLLQAPPGEALDAERLGDWHVALQQLDLPFADCAPLNWLETGHD
- a CDS encoding GTPase/DUF3482 domain-containing protein, encoding MTNPLKLAVVGHTNVGKTSLLRTLTRDVGFGEVSHRPSTTRHVEGARLSVDGEPLLDLFDTPGLEDAIALLDYLERLERPGERLDGPARLARFLESSEARQRFEQEAKVLRQLLASDAGLYVIDAREPVLAKYRDELEVLASCGKPLLPVLNFVSSAQHREPDWREALARLGLHALVRFDSVAPPEDGERRLYESLALLLENSREQLERLIADQQAQRLARQQSAARLIADLLIDCAACRRSVVSEAAQEQQAISELRKAVRQREQRCVEALLKLYAFRPQDAAASDLPLLDGRWGDDLFNPETLKQLGVRVGGGIAAGAAAGAGVDLLVGGLTLGAAALAGAIAGGALQTARSYGGRLLGKIKGQRELTVDDGVLRLLALRQRQLLQALNSRGHAAMDSIQVATPQDKTWREGKLPDALNKARAHPQWSSLNPHSKLSQAERQEQVEVLAGKVVDS